The Gouania willdenowi chromosome 20, fGouWil2.1, whole genome shotgun sequence genome window below encodes:
- the gramd1c gene encoding protein Aster-C isoform X1, translating into MDQVSYWSGVGSEDVTDETASLDLRSSTDEDDNSDFQAQCMASPQAPLPSYKMRLEEFRKLFKEVSVSERLLVDYPCALQRDILLQGRLYLSENWICFYSNVFRGTKIMLILKDIRSMTREKTARLIPNAIQICTSTERYFFTSFSAREKSYQGVFRLWQNTLLNKPLTSLEVCHMVRQHYGYDLGLSHEEMESLQILEANMQTSQTARTGSDDNLVRLERPPTLRLPGMENAPMETSTPQGEDLPYLRGSPILDDSRNIAFQRRSSPVPLMERFSTERTSKQSSNSLDFNANENDASDHSGSESDDEEEKVGQSQETSGRLYLNKVFRMSASKMFELLFTDSSFIRRFMNVRKMTNVGFDAWQKDASGNMKRSLSYTITISNPLVGKFSTATEYQTLYKESKENQYYVVESEVYTHDVPYHDYFYTQNRYYIISNSKRKCRLKVYTDVKYKKQPWGLVKSFITKNSWSGIEDNFKQLEAELMEEEAEMNERGADSGKMAVLRRRRRTFSRSLPEHIKPNKQYGQDAEQMADGDMGDMEMGGPHRWNISTIVAVMSVILLILAILNLGLFMKLWAMEDIAHRMYMNSKHRLRERTESSLQPEFIPKQLHGLKTGEEIHLLRTVLQDSINLLEQLRASLMVLQHHFAVANQTSAPQ; encoded by the exons AACTCAGATTTCCAGGCACAATGTATGGCATCGCCTCAGGCTCCTCTGCCGAGCTACAAAATGAGGCTGGAGGAGTTTAGGAAGTTGTTCAAAGAGGTTTCTGTATCTGAAAGGCTATTAGTGG ACTATCCGTGTGCCCTCCAGCGAGACATACTCCTGCAGGGTCGCCTCTACCTCTCAGAGAACTGGATCTGCTTCTACAGCAATGTGTTTCGGGGTACAAAG ATCATGCTGATTCTTAAGGACATCAGATCAATGACCAGAGAGAAAACGGCTCGACTCATTCCTAACGCAATCCAGATCTGTACAAGTACAGAGAGG TACTTTTTCACATCATTCTCAGCAAGAGAGAAAAGTTACCAGGGAGTTTTCCGCTTGTGGCAGAACACTCTGTTAAACAAG CCTTTGACCAGCCTTGAAGTGTGCCATATGGTTAGACAGCATTATGGGTATGATCTGGGTCTGAGCCATGAGGAGATGGAGAGTTTACAGATATTAGAGGCAAACATGCAGACCAG tCAAACGGCGAGGACTGGTAGCGATGATAATCTTGTGAGACTGGAGCGCCCCCCAACCCTTCGCCTCCCTGGGATGGAGAATGCTCCCATGGAAACTTCCACACCTCAAGGGGAGGACTTGCCTTACCTGCGTGGCTCACCTATCTTG GATGATTCTCGCAACATTGCATTCCAGCGGCGAAGTAGTCCAGTTCCTTTAATGGAGCGGTTCTCCACAGAGAGAACTTCAAAGCAATCCTCAAACTCCCTAGACTTCAACGCCAATGAGAACGATGCTTCTGACCACAGTGGCTCagaaagtgatgatgaag AGGAAAAAGTCGGTCAGTCCCAGGAAACGTCCGGTCGGCTGTATCTGAACAAGGTTTTCCGCATGAGCGCAAGCAAAATGTTTGAACTGCTTTTCACAGACTCGAGCTTCATTCGCAGGTTTATGAACGTCCGTAAGATGACTA ATGTCGGGTTTGACGCGTGGCAGAAGGACGCCTCCGGAAACATGAAGCGCAGCCTCAGCTACACAATAACCATCAGCAACCCACTGGTCGGGAAGTTCTCAACTGCCACAGAGTACCAG ACTTTGTACAAAGAATCAAAGGAGAATCAGTATTATGTGGTTGAATCGGAGGTATACACTCATGACGTTCCTTATCATGATTACTTCTACACTCAGAACCGCTACTACATCATCAGTAACTCAAAGCGGAAGTGTAGACTGAA AGTGTACACTGATGTCAAGTACAAAAAACAGCCATGGGGTCTGGTCAAGTCCTTCATCACCAAAAACTCCTGGAGTGGCATAGAAGATAATTTTAAACAGCTTG AGGCAGaactgatggaggaggaagcTGAGATGAACGAGAGAGGAGCAGATTCGGGGAAGATGGCTGTGCTCAGGAGGAGGAGACGGACCTTCAGCCGGAGCCTACCAGAGCACATAAAGCCCAACAAGCAGTACGGCCAAGATGCAGAACAAATGGCCGATGGCGACATGG GTGACATGGAAATGGGAGGCCCTCACAGGTGGAACATCAGTACCATTGTGGCTGTGATGAGTGTCAT CCTACTTATTCTGGCAATTCTCAATCTGGGCTTGTTTATGAAACTGTGGGCCATGGAGGACATCGCCCACCGCATGTACATGAACAGCAAGCATCGACTGAGAGAGAGGACTGAGTCCAG cttgcAGCCCGAATTTATTCCAAAACAACTACATGGGCTTAAAacaggagaagagattcacctGCTACGAACAGTGCTGCAGGACTCCATTAACCTCCTAGAACAG CTTCGGGCCTCTCTGATGGTGCTACAGCACCATTTTGCTGTAGCCAATCAGACGTCAGCCCCACAGTGA
- the gramd1c gene encoding protein Aster-C isoform X2, with the protein MDQVSYWSGVGSEDVTDETASLDLRSSTDEDDNSDFQAQCMASPQAPLPSYKMRLEEFRKLFKEVSVSERLLVDYPCALQRDILLQGRLYLSENWICFYSNVFRGTKIMLILKDIRSMTREKTARLIPNAIQICTSTERYFFTSFSAREKSYQGVFRLWQNTLLNKPLTSLEVCHMVRQHYGYDLGLSHEEMESLQILEANMQTSQTARTGSDDNLVRLERPPTLRLPGMENAPMETSTPQGEDLPYLRGSPILDDSRNIAFQRRSSPVPLMERFSTERTSKQSSNSLDFNANENDASDHSGSESDDEEEKVGQSQETSGRLYLNKVFRMSASKMFELLFTDSSFIRRFMNVRKMTNVGFDAWQKDASGNMKRSLSYTITISNPLVGKFSTATEYQTLYKESKENQYYVVESEVYTHDVPYHDYFYTQNRYYIISNSKRKCRLKVYTDVKYKKQPWGLVKSFITKNSWSGIEDNFKQLEAELMEEEAEMNERGADSGKMAVLRRRRRTFSRSLPEHIKPNKQYGQDAEQMADGDMEMGGPHRWNISTIVAVMSVILLILAILNLGLFMKLWAMEDIAHRMYMNSKHRLRERTESSLQPEFIPKQLHGLKTGEEIHLLRTVLQDSINLLEQLRASLMVLQHHFAVANQTSAPQ; encoded by the exons AACTCAGATTTCCAGGCACAATGTATGGCATCGCCTCAGGCTCCTCTGCCGAGCTACAAAATGAGGCTGGAGGAGTTTAGGAAGTTGTTCAAAGAGGTTTCTGTATCTGAAAGGCTATTAGTGG ACTATCCGTGTGCCCTCCAGCGAGACATACTCCTGCAGGGTCGCCTCTACCTCTCAGAGAACTGGATCTGCTTCTACAGCAATGTGTTTCGGGGTACAAAG ATCATGCTGATTCTTAAGGACATCAGATCAATGACCAGAGAGAAAACGGCTCGACTCATTCCTAACGCAATCCAGATCTGTACAAGTACAGAGAGG TACTTTTTCACATCATTCTCAGCAAGAGAGAAAAGTTACCAGGGAGTTTTCCGCTTGTGGCAGAACACTCTGTTAAACAAG CCTTTGACCAGCCTTGAAGTGTGCCATATGGTTAGACAGCATTATGGGTATGATCTGGGTCTGAGCCATGAGGAGATGGAGAGTTTACAGATATTAGAGGCAAACATGCAGACCAG tCAAACGGCGAGGACTGGTAGCGATGATAATCTTGTGAGACTGGAGCGCCCCCCAACCCTTCGCCTCCCTGGGATGGAGAATGCTCCCATGGAAACTTCCACACCTCAAGGGGAGGACTTGCCTTACCTGCGTGGCTCACCTATCTTG GATGATTCTCGCAACATTGCATTCCAGCGGCGAAGTAGTCCAGTTCCTTTAATGGAGCGGTTCTCCACAGAGAGAACTTCAAAGCAATCCTCAAACTCCCTAGACTTCAACGCCAATGAGAACGATGCTTCTGACCACAGTGGCTCagaaagtgatgatgaag AGGAAAAAGTCGGTCAGTCCCAGGAAACGTCCGGTCGGCTGTATCTGAACAAGGTTTTCCGCATGAGCGCAAGCAAAATGTTTGAACTGCTTTTCACAGACTCGAGCTTCATTCGCAGGTTTATGAACGTCCGTAAGATGACTA ATGTCGGGTTTGACGCGTGGCAGAAGGACGCCTCCGGAAACATGAAGCGCAGCCTCAGCTACACAATAACCATCAGCAACCCACTGGTCGGGAAGTTCTCAACTGCCACAGAGTACCAG ACTTTGTACAAAGAATCAAAGGAGAATCAGTATTATGTGGTTGAATCGGAGGTATACACTCATGACGTTCCTTATCATGATTACTTCTACACTCAGAACCGCTACTACATCATCAGTAACTCAAAGCGGAAGTGTAGACTGAA AGTGTACACTGATGTCAAGTACAAAAAACAGCCATGGGGTCTGGTCAAGTCCTTCATCACCAAAAACTCCTGGAGTGGCATAGAAGATAATTTTAAACAGCTTG AGGCAGaactgatggaggaggaagcTGAGATGAACGAGAGAGGAGCAGATTCGGGGAAGATGGCTGTGCTCAGGAGGAGGAGACGGACCTTCAGCCGGAGCCTACCAGAGCACATAAAGCCCAACAAGCAGTACGGCCAAGATGCAGAACAAATGGCCGATGGCGAC ATGGAAATGGGAGGCCCTCACAGGTGGAACATCAGTACCATTGTGGCTGTGATGAGTGTCAT CCTACTTATTCTGGCAATTCTCAATCTGGGCTTGTTTATGAAACTGTGGGCCATGGAGGACATCGCCCACCGCATGTACATGAACAGCAAGCATCGACTGAGAGAGAGGACTGAGTCCAG cttgcAGCCCGAATTTATTCCAAAACAACTACATGGGCTTAAAacaggagaagagattcacctGCTACGAACAGTGCTGCAGGACTCCATTAACCTCCTAGAACAG CTTCGGGCCTCTCTGATGGTGCTACAGCACCATTTTGCTGTAGCCAATCAGACGTCAGCCCCACAGTGA
- the zdhhc23b gene encoding palmitoyltransferase ZDHHC23-B produces MLPETSSGLPAMKKRAKTSQPEEATLCCCEYVNSRGERSHMGACCCDCNDLDEACDRFLKREPQKPESLSKVADVIADRVRVPWLWGGARKLDLSIIPPLVLLPALLHMAALHVLMGLVVLTALPVLVLWYYYITHRKKGRTLFFLSLGLFSLGYMYYLFFTQVFPRGDVDQFQLCVVSVGVLLTLLFLAHTKRGPGFVRPDSDAVHSTVTYHSPPADRDPSLNEGKQGVTMTLAPRKVSFEQSESELKETSRKNWCSVCRLEQPLRAGHCRICSACVLRLDHHCVWINSCVGRDNHRSFLLTLLIFVVTSLYGISLVLHSVCPQQMLLTALFYCPGVYNQYSSALCFTCAWYSSIITGGLLHLLLVQLVNISSNVTEREVRVALRENTARRSCWGLIVDTGVYNQGFRGNWSEFMTMAGKESKHSTSHLV; encoded by the exons ATGTTACCGGAAACCAGCTCAG GGCTTCCTGCCATGAAGAAACGAGCTAAGACGAGTCAGCCTGAGGAGGCGACGCTGTGCTGCTGTGAATATGTGAACAGTCGTGGAGAACGCAGCCACATGGGGGCCTGCTGCTGTGACTGCAATGACCTGGATGAAGCCTGTGACCG GTTTCTAAAGCGAGAGCCTCAGAAACCAGAGTCTCTGTCCAAGGTGGCTGACGTTATTGCAGATCGGGTTCGGGTTCCCTGGCTCTGGGGTGGAGCTCGAAAATTGGATCTGTCCATCATCCCTCCACTGGTTCTCCTTCCTGCCCTGCTGCACATGGCTGCTCTCCATGTGTTGATGGGCCTAGTGGTTCTGACTGCTCTGCCAGTCCTGGTGCTGTGGTACTACTACATCACTCACCGTAAGAAGGGACGGACGCTCTTCTTCCTCAGCTTGGGACTCTTCTCCCTGGGCTACATGTACTACCTGTTCTTCACTCAGGTGTTTCCACGTGGGGATGTGGACCAGTTCCAGCTCTGCGTAGTAAGCGTAGGAGTTCTGCTAACGCTGCTTTTTCTCGCTCACACAAAGAGAGGACCTGGGTTTGTACGGCCGGACAGTGATGCCGTCCACAGCACAGTGACGTATCACAGTCCACCAGCAGACAGAGACCCCTCCTTAAATGAAGGGAAGCAGGGTGTGACGATGACTTTGGCTCCCAGGAAGGTGTCGTTTGAGCAGAGCGAGTCAGAGCTGAAGGAGACGAGCAGGAAGAACTGGTGCTCGGTGTGCAGGCTGGAGCAGCCGCTGAGGGCCGGACACTGTCGGATCTGCAGTGCCTGCGTCCTGCGTCTGGACCACCACTGTGTCTG GATCAACAGCTGCGTGGGGCGGGACAACCATCGCAGCTTCCTGCTAACGCTGCTCATCTTCGTGGTGACGTCGCTGTACGGCATTAGCCTGGTGCTGCACAGTGTGTGTCCACAACAAATGCTGCTCACAGCCTTGTTCTACTGCCCAGGGGTCTACAACCAGTACAG CTCTGCGCTGTGTTTCACCTGTGCGTGGTACAGCAGTATAATTACTGGGGGTCTGCTGCACCTGCTGCTCGTTCAGCTCGTCAACATCAGCTCCAATGTGACTGAACGTGAGGTACGCGTCGCCCTACGAGAAAACACAGCCCGGAGATCCTGCTGGGGACTCATCGTGGACACCGGAGTCTACAACCAAGGTTTCCGTGGTAACTGGTCCGAGTTTATGACCATGGCAGGGAAGGAAAGTAAACACTCTACCTCACACCTTGTGTAA